A portion of the Micromonospora tarapacensis genome contains these proteins:
- a CDS encoding amino acid ABC transporter ATP-binding protein yields MDDVTTGEPLIVLDSVNKWFGPLHVLDDVSLSVGRGEVVVVIGPSGSGKSTLCRAINRLEPINSGTITFDGQALPAEGKALARLRSEVGMVFQSFNLFAHKTILENVSLGPIKVRREKSAAARERGLALLDRVGIANQADKFPAQLSGGQQQRAAIARALAMQPKAMLFDEPTSALDPEMVGEVLDVMTSLARDGMTMVVVTHEMGFARHAANRVIFMADGKLVEDAAPAEFFANPRSERAKDFLSKILTH; encoded by the coding sequence GTGGACGACGTGACGACGGGCGAACCGCTCATCGTGCTGGACTCGGTCAACAAGTGGTTCGGGCCGCTGCACGTGCTGGACGACGTCTCACTGTCGGTGGGTCGGGGCGAGGTGGTCGTGGTGATCGGCCCGTCCGGTTCCGGCAAGTCGACCCTGTGTCGCGCGATCAACCGGCTCGAGCCGATCAACTCCGGCACCATCACCTTCGACGGGCAGGCGCTGCCGGCCGAGGGTAAGGCCCTGGCCAGGCTGCGCAGCGAGGTCGGCATGGTGTTCCAGTCGTTCAACCTCTTCGCGCACAAGACGATCCTGGAGAACGTCAGCCTCGGCCCGATCAAGGTGCGCCGGGAGAAGTCGGCGGCGGCCCGCGAACGGGGCCTCGCCCTGCTCGACCGGGTCGGCATCGCCAACCAGGCCGACAAGTTCCCGGCCCAGCTCTCCGGCGGTCAGCAGCAGCGTGCCGCGATCGCCCGAGCGCTGGCCATGCAGCCCAAGGCGATGCTCTTCGACGAGCCCACCAGCGCGCTGGACCCGGAGATGGTCGGCGAGGTGCTGGACGTGATGACCTCGCTGGCCCGCGACGGCATGACCATGGTCGTGGTCACCCACGAGATGGGCTTCGCCCGGCACGCCGCCAACCGGGTCATCTTCATGGCCGACGGCAAGCTCGTCGAGGATGCCGCCCCGGCGGAGTTCTTCGCGAACCCGCGCAGCGAGCGCGCCAAGGACTTCCTTTCCAAGATCCTCACGCACTAG
- a CDS encoding glutamate ABC transporter substrate-binding protein, whose amino-acid sequence MRMKRMAAVAAVAGLAVAMAACGGDSDEGGSGTGASGIVGKAESQNKLVIGVKADQPGLGLQTGSQYEGFDIEIAKIIAKGLGVEESGIEWKTTVSANREPFIEQGTVDLVVATYTINDERKQKVNFAGPYYVAGQDLLVKSDSTLTGPDQLAGKTVCSVTGSTPAKRITENYPDAKLQQFDAYSKCLPLLENGQVDAVTTDDIILAGYAAQDQYAGKFKVVGSTFSDEPYGIGLKKDDTTGCEKVNEILTAAAEDGSYKAAWDATLGKSGTAAPELDTTKLTHCGAV is encoded by the coding sequence ATGCGAATGAAGCGCATGGCGGCGGTCGCCGCGGTTGCCGGCCTCGCGGTCGCGATGGCCGCTTGTGGCGGGGACAGCGACGAGGGCGGCTCCGGCACGGGCGCCAGCGGCATCGTGGGCAAGGCCGAGAGCCAGAACAAGCTGGTCATCGGCGTCAAGGCCGACCAGCCGGGCCTGGGCCTGCAGACCGGTAGCCAGTACGAGGGCTTCGACATCGAGATCGCGAAGATCATCGCGAAGGGTCTCGGCGTCGAGGAGAGCGGCATCGAGTGGAAGACCACCGTGTCGGCCAACCGGGAGCCCTTCATCGAGCAGGGCACCGTCGACCTCGTGGTGGCCACCTACACCATCAACGACGAGCGCAAGCAGAAGGTCAACTTCGCCGGACCGTACTACGTCGCCGGCCAGGACCTGCTTGTCAAGTCGGACTCCACGCTCACCGGCCCGGACCAGCTGGCGGGTAAGACGGTCTGCTCGGTGACCGGCTCGACGCCGGCCAAGCGGATCACCGAGAACTACCCGGACGCCAAGCTGCAGCAGTTCGACGCGTACTCGAAGTGCCTGCCGCTGCTGGAGAACGGCCAGGTCGACGCGGTGACCACCGACGACATCATCCTCGCCGGCTACGCCGCGCAGGACCAGTACGCCGGCAAGTTCAAGGTGGTCGGCAGCACCTTCTCCGACGAGCCGTACGGCATCGGCCTGAAGAAGGACGACACCACCGGCTGCGAGAAGGTCAACGAGATCCTCACGGCCGCCGCCGAGGACGGCAGCTACAAGGCCGCCTGGGACGCCACCCTGGGCAAGAGCGGCACCGCCGCGCCCGAGCTGGACACCACCAAGCTGACCCACTGCGGCGCTGTCTGA
- a CDS encoding amino acid ABC transporter permease, producing MDVFTDPENFDAFVSGFVWILKLTGASAVCALVLGVLLAAMRVSPVPVLRGFGAAWVNIFRNTPLTLVVFFCYFGLYATLGLSLSQELDVNIYWLGVIGLSTYTAAFVCEAVRSGINTVPTGQAEAARAIGLSFAQTLRIVVLPQAARSVIAPLGSILIALCKNATIVGTIGLIEASSVMKDLLNSYGNAVIVIFLVFAGTFAALLIPTGYFFGWLANRLAVKR from the coding sequence ATGGACGTATTCACCGATCCGGAGAACTTCGACGCGTTCGTGTCGGGCTTCGTCTGGATCCTCAAGCTGACCGGCGCGTCCGCGGTCTGCGCGCTGGTGCTCGGCGTGCTGCTGGCCGCGATGCGGGTCTCCCCCGTACCCGTGCTGCGCGGCTTCGGCGCGGCCTGGGTCAACATCTTCCGCAACACCCCGCTGACCCTTGTCGTCTTCTTCTGCTACTTCGGGCTGTACGCCACCCTCGGGCTGAGCCTGTCGCAGGAGCTCGACGTCAACATCTACTGGCTCGGTGTGATCGGCCTGTCGACCTACACCGCCGCCTTCGTCTGCGAGGCGGTGCGCTCCGGCATCAACACCGTGCCGACCGGCCAGGCCGAGGCGGCCCGGGCGATCGGGCTGTCGTTCGCGCAGACGCTGCGGATCGTGGTGCTGCCGCAGGCCGCCCGCTCGGTGATCGCGCCGCTCGGCAGCATCCTGATCGCGCTCTGCAAGAACGCCACAATCGTCGGCACCATCGGGCTCATCGAGGCCTCCAGCGTCATGAAGGACCTGCTCAACAGCTACGGTAACGCCGTCATTGTGATCTTCCTGGTCTTCGCCGGCACGTTCGCCGCGCTCCTGATCCCCACCGGCTACTTCTTCGGCTGGCTGGCCAACCGTCTGGCGGTGAAGCGCTGA
- a CDS encoding amino acid ABC transporter permease, which produces MMSTSVLYDHPGPRARIRNAVLSVVFGVVLLGLLYWIYTKFDQANQWEPRLWEPFTRSATWTQFILPGLWATLKAAGVGMALSLAFGIVFSFGRLSDHWWISVPAGAVVEFFRAVPLLLMIFFIFYGVPFLIKGPVTAFWAVVIGLTLYNGSVLAEAFRAGIKSVPGGQSEAAYAVGMRKNQVMRIILLPQAARAMLPIIVSQLVVLLKDTALGYIVAYPELLQRGVNDLSANYGNIIAAAMVIAVIYIVINSLLTWFAGWLDRRSRVRAFRMPRQTGPVAAADSAPGDGTVVEPQG; this is translated from the coding sequence CTGATGAGCACCAGCGTCCTCTACGACCACCCGGGACCACGGGCCAGGATCCGCAACGCGGTGCTGAGCGTCGTCTTCGGCGTCGTACTGCTCGGGCTGCTCTACTGGATCTACACGAAGTTCGACCAGGCCAACCAGTGGGAACCCCGACTGTGGGAGCCGTTCACCCGGTCGGCCACCTGGACCCAGTTCATCCTGCCCGGCCTCTGGGCCACCCTGAAGGCGGCCGGGGTCGGCATGGCGCTGTCGCTCGCCTTCGGCATCGTCTTCTCCTTCGGCCGGCTCTCCGACCACTGGTGGATCAGCGTCCCGGCCGGCGCGGTGGTGGAGTTCTTCCGGGCCGTACCACTGCTGCTGATGATCTTCTTCATCTTCTACGGCGTGCCGTTCCTCATCAAGGGTCCGGTGACCGCCTTCTGGGCCGTGGTGATCGGCCTGACCCTCTACAACGGGTCGGTACTGGCCGAGGCGTTCCGGGCCGGCATCAAGTCCGTGCCCGGCGGGCAGTCCGAGGCCGCCTACGCGGTCGGCATGCGCAAGAACCAGGTGATGCGCATCATCCTGCTCCCACAGGCCGCCCGGGCCATGCTGCCGATCATCGTCAGCCAGCTGGTGGTGCTGCTCAAGGACACCGCGCTCGGCTACATCGTGGCCTACCCCGAGCTGCTCCAGCGCGGTGTCAACGACCTCTCCGCCAACTACGGCAACATCATCGCCGCGGCGATGGTGATCGCGGTCATCTACATCGTCATCAACTCGCTGCTCACCTGGTTCGCCGGCTGGCTGGACCGGCGCAGCCGCGTCCGGGCCTTCCGGATGCCGAGGCAGACCGGGCCGGTCGCCGCCGCCGACTCCGCCCCGGGCGACGGCACGGTGGTCGAGCCGCAGGGCTGA